ACTGGCTGCTGCAATACGCGTTCGAGCAGCGGGCCTCCGACATCCACCTGGAGCCGCGCCGCGAAACGGGCCATATCCGCTTCCGCATCGACGGCATCATGCAGAAGGTTTTCGAGCTGCCCTCGCCGGTGATGACCGCGGTCACCGCCCGCATCAAGATCCTGGCGCGCATGGATGTCGCCGAGAAGCGCCGCCCGCAGGACGGCCGCATCAAGACACGCTCTTCCTCCGGACGCGAGGTCGAGTTGCGCATCTCGAACATGCCCACCGCGTTCGGTGAGAAGGTGGTGATGCGCATCTTCGATCCCGACCTGGTGGTGAAGGACTTCGCGCAACTGGGCTTCTCGCCTGTCGAGGGTGCGAACTGGCGCAGCATGGTCGAGCGGCCGCACGGCATCGTGCTGGTCACCGGTCCGACCGGCTCGGGCAAGACCACCACGCTGTATTCCACGCTGAAGCATCTGGCCACGCCGGAGCTCAACGTGTGCACCGTGGAAGATCCGATCGAGATGGTCTCGCCGGAGTTCAACCAGATGCAGGTGCATGCGGCGATCGACCTGGATTTCGCCGCCGGCGTCAGGACCCTGCTGCGACAGGACCCGGACATCATCATGATCGGCGAGATCCGCGACCTGGAGACGGCCCAGATGGCCGTGCAGGCCTCGCTGACCGGCCATCTGGTGCTGTCCACGCTGCATACCAACGATGCGCCGAGCGCGGTCACCCGCCTGCTCGACCTGGGCGTTCCTCACTATCTGATCCAGTCGACCCTTACCGGCGTGGTGGCGCAGCGACTGGTGCGCACCCTCTGCCCGCATTGCAAACGGGCCAGCGTGCAGGACCCCCACGCCTGGAACGTACTCGTCCATGGCTGGGACTTGCCGCTGCCAGCGCAGGTGTTCCAGCCCGTCGGATGTCTCGAATGCCGCAATACCGGCTTCCTCGGGCGCACCGGCATTTACGAGATGCTGAAACTGTCGCCCCGCCTGCGCGGGATGATTTCGGCCCACTTCGACCTGAGCGGGTTCGGCCAGGCCGCCCTGTCCGAGGGGATGCGTCCGTTGCGCATCTCCGCCGCCGACCAGGTGGCGGCGGGTCTGACCACCGTGCAGGAAATCCTCACTGTGCTGCCGCCGATCGATGCGTTCGAAGACGGGCAGCCCTGACTACAAGCCGAGCCTCATCCCTGCATGAAACCCGTCCTGATCATCCGCACCGGCCGTGCCCCGGATCCCATCCGTGCCCGCCACGGCGACTTTCCGCACTGGTTCCGCCTGAGCGCCGGCCTGCAGCCACGGCAGCTGCAAGTTGTCGATGTCGCCAATGGCGAAGCCCTGCCCCCGCCGAAAGAAATCGCCGGAGCCATCATCACGGGTTCGGCAGCCATGGTCACCGAACGGGCGCACTGGAGCGAGCTCACCGCAGGGTGGATCCGCGCTGCCATGGATGTCAGCCTGCCGCTGTTCGGCGTGTGCTATGGCCATCAGTTGATGGCCCATGCCTTGGGCGGCACGGTGGGTTACCTTCCAGGCGGGCGCGAAATAGGTACCCAGCTCATCGAGCTCACCGACGCCGGCAAGCGCGACTCGCTGGCTCACGGCCTTCCACCACACTTTCGGGCGCATACCACGCACGAACAAAGCGTGCTTGAAGCACCTGCGGAAGCAGCCGTGCTCGCCCGCTCGGCCAGGGACCCGCATCAGTGGCTGCGTTATGGTCCGCACGCGCTGAGTGTGCAGTTCCATCCGGAGTTCAACGCCGAGGTGATGCGCGCCTACATCCGGCGCAAGCACTCCGACATGCATCGCGAAGGCAGCGATCCGAAACGCGTGTTCGGCGAAGTCGGCGCCACGCCGCTCGCTCGGCGCCTGTTGCGCCAGTTCGCCAACACCCATCTGCAGAATGGCGGCGCGTTCTGAAACATCAGCCCCGCAGGCGACGCGCTATGCCTTCGCGTGCGAACAGGGCGGACATCACGCCAAACAGGAATCCGCCAATGTGCGCCCACCACACGTAGGCGCCGTAGCTGGGTCCGGCATAGCTGAACAGCAGTTGCAGCAACACCCAGATGCCGATCAGCAGAAAGGCGGGGACCCGGACAAATTCCAGATAGAGACCCAGTGGCAGCACCAGCCCCAGCCGCGCCCGCGGGAACAGTGCCACGTAGGTGCCGACCACGGCCGAGACGGCTCCGCTGCAGCCGATGATTGGCAGCCGCACGCCGGCGAGCGACAGTGCGCCAATCAGATTCGCCACGATGCCGCCCACCGCGAACAGAAGCAGGAAGCGAAACGATCCCAGTGCGCGCTCTCCAGGCAATCCGAAGATCACCAGGAAGAGCAGGTTGCTCAGCAAGTGCAGCCAGGTGACGTGAATGAACAGCGCGGTGAACAGCCGCAACAGGGCCGGATCAGTCAACTGCGGCAGCAGCGCCTCATGGGGATCGAAGATGTTCGCCGGAATCGTGCCCCATTCAAGCAGCAACGAGATCCGCTGCGCCGGGGGCGTCAACGCCAGAACCACGAAGCACAAGACGCAAAACGAAACCACCAGGAGAGTGGCCCAGTGCCAGCGGGGACGGCGCCGCGTTTCCACATGAATGAACAAGAGCCGCTCCTGGCGTGAGGCGCTGACTGGAGAAGGGTTCATCATAGCGATGGAGTGGCCCGGCAACGGTGGCCCCAATGGCAAAACCATCCTTCAAACGTCTCAAAGACGAAAGCCTCCCCGATGGGGGAGGCCTTGTACGATAAAGCCTCTGGCGGTGACCTGTTGCGGGTCGCGATCTGCGATCGCCACCGCAACTGTTCAAACGCGATAAAGACGAAGGCCTCCCCGATGGGGGAGGCCTTCTAGGATAAAGCCCCTGGCGGTGACCTACTCTTGCATGGCAAAGCCACACTACCATCGGCGCATGCGCGTTTCACTTCTGAGTTCGGGATGGGATCAGGTGGGACCACGCCGCTATGGCCGCCAGGGAAGGGGTTGAAGCAGCGCATGGAGCGCCAGCTTCAATCTCTGGGGCAAGGCCCTTTTGAAGAGTCCGCCATGGATGGCGGGTTTTGCTCTTCGTGAGAGGACCTCACGACAAAAATCGTAAACGAGTGACAAGCGTCGAGGTGAAATTCGAATCAGACAAGCTTCGGGGAACGAACGAAGCGTCTTGGGGTTATATGGTCAAGCCTCACGGCTCATTAGTATCAGTTAGCTCAATGCATTGCTGCACTTCCACACCTGACCTATCAACCACCTAGTCTTGATGGTGCCTTAAGGAGAGTCAAGCTCTCGGGAGATCTCATCTTGGGGCGTGCTTCCCGCTTAGATGCTTTCAGCGGTTATCACTTCCGTTCGTAGCTACCGGGCAATGCCATGGGCATGACAACCCGAACACCAGCGGAACGTCCACTCCGGTCCTCTCGTACTAGGAGCAGCCCCCCTCAAATCTCCAACGCCCACGACAGATAGGGACCGAACTGTCTCACGACGTTCTGAACCCAGCTCGCGTACCACTTTAAATGGCGAACAGCCATACCCTTGGGACCGGCTACAGCCCCAGGATGTGATGAGCCGACATCGAGGTGCCAAACACCGCCGTCGATATGAACTCTTGGGCGGTATCAGCCTGTTATCCCCGGAGTACCTTTTATCCGTTGAGCGATGGCCCTTCCATACAGAACCACCGGATCACTATGACCTACTTTCGTACCTGCTTGATCCGTCGATCTCGCAGTCAAGCACGCTTATGCCATTGCACACAGTGCGCGATGTCCGACCGCGCTGAGCGTACCTTCGTGCTCCTCCGTTACTCTTTGGGAGGAGACCGCCCCAGTCAAACTACCCACCATACACGGTCCCTGACCCGGATTACGGGCCGAGGTTAGAACGTCAAGCACTTCAGGGTGGTATTTCAAGGATGGCTCCATGCAAACTGGCGTCTGCACTTCAAAGCCTCCCACCTATCCTACACAGAAGAACTCAACGTTCAGTGTAAAGCTATAGTAAAGGTTCACGGGGTCTTTCCGTCTTGCCGCGGGAACGCTGCATCTTCACAGCGAATTCAATTTCACTGAGTCTCGGGTGGAGACAGCGCCGCTGTCGTTACGCCATTCGTGCAGGTCGGAACTTACCCGACAAGGAATTTCGCTACCTTAGGACCGTTATAGTTACGGCCGCCGTTTACTGGGGCTTCGATCAAGAGCTTCGCCTTGCGGCTGACCCCATCAATTAACCTTCCAGCACCGGGCAGGCGTCACACCCTATACGTCCACTTTCGTGTTTGCAGAGTGCTGTGTTTTTGATAAACAGTCGCAGCGGCCAGGTTACTGCGACCCTTCAACGCTCAGTCACGCATGTGACCACGTCGAAGGGCGCACCTTCTCCCGAAGTTACGGTGCCATTTTGCCTAGTTCCTTCACCCGAGTTCTCTCAAGCGCCTTGGGATTCTCACCCTGCCTACCAGTGTCGGTTTACGGTACGGTTTTTCTTAAGCTGAAGCTTAGTGGCTTTTCCTGGAAGCGTGGTATCAGTCACTTCGCCCAATAGGGCTCGTCTCGGTGCTCGGCATAAAGGGTCCCGGATTTGCCTAAGACCCATGCCTACCGCCTTTCCCCGGGACAACCAACGCCCGGTAGACCTAACCTTCTCCGTCCCCACATCGCACTTAAGAAAAGTGCAGGAATATTAACCTGCTTCCCATCGACTACGCATTTCTGCCTCGCCTTAGGGGCCGACTCACCCTGCGCCGATGAACGTTGCGCGAGGAAACCTTGGGCTTTCGGCGTGGGGGCTTTTCACCCCCATTATCGTTACTCATGTCAGCATTCGCACTTCCGATACCTCCAGCATGCTTTACAACACACCTTCACAGGCTTACGGAACGCTCCTCTACCGCGTACACATAAATGTGCACACCCCGAGCTTCGGTGCATGGCTTAGCCCCGTTAAATCTTCCGCGCAGACCGACTCGACCAGTGAGCTATTACGCTTTCTTTAAAGGATGGCTGCTTCTAAGCCAACCTCCTGGCTGTCTATGCCTTTCCACATCGTTTTCCACTTAGCCATGACTTTGGGACCTTAGCTGCGGGTCTGGGTTGTTTCCCTTTTCACGACGGACGTTAGCACCCGCCGTGTGTCTCCCGGATAGTCTGTCCTGGTATTCGGAGTTTGCCATGGTTTGGTAAGTCGCGATGACCCCCTAGCCATAACAGTGCTCTACCCCCAGGAAGATTCGTCCGAGGCGCTACCTAAATAGCTTTCGAGGAGAACCAGCTATCTCCGAGTTTGTTTAGCCTTTCACTCCTATCCTCAGCTCATCCCCATCTATTGCAACAGATGTGGGTTCGGTCCTCCAGTGCGTGTTACCGCACCTTCAACCTGGCCAAGGATAGATCACTCGGTTTCGGGTCTACTGCCTGAGACTATGCGCCCTATTCAGACTCGATTTCTCTTCGCCTCCCCTATACGGTTAAGCTTGCCACAGACAGTAAGTCGCTGACCCATTATACAAAAGGTACGCAGTCACCCTTGCGGGCTTCCACTGCTTGTACGTATACGGTTTCAGGGTCTATTTCACTCCCCTCTCCGGGGTTCTTTTCGCCTTTCCCTCACGGTACTAGTTCGCTATCGGTCAGTCAGTAGTATTTAGCCTTGGAGGATGGTCCCCCCATGTTCAGACAAGGTTTCACGTGCCCCGCCTTACTCAATTTCACACAAAATGCCTTTTCGTCGACTGGGCTATCACCATCTATGGCCGGGCTTTCCATCCCGTTTGACTAAAACATAATGTGCTTTTGGGCTAGTCCCCGTTCGCTCGTCGCTACTCAGGGAATCTCGGTTGATTTCTTTTCCTCCGGGTACTTAGATATTTCAGTTCCCCGGGTTCGCCCTGCATGGCTATGTATTCACCATGCAGTACTCCTTGCGGAGTGGGTTTCCCCATTCGGACATTGCCGGATCAAAGCTTGTTGCCAGCTCCCCGACACTTTTCGCAGGCTGCCACGTCCTTCATCGCCTCTGACTGCCAAGGCATCCACCGTATACGCTTAGTCGCTTGACCATATAACCCCAAGTCGCCTCGGGGCATGCACCCTCATCAGGTGCAGCCAAGTTACTTCGTTTTCGTGCCTTAACACTTGCCTCGGTTCGGTTTCGAACCAAGACGCTTGTCACTCGTTTACTTGTTTTCAAAGAACATCACGCCGGCCTCAATGCCGGATGATTTCAACAAATCTTGTGTGTGCTGATACTTCACGCGTCAGATCGAACCTTGGTGGAGCCTGTCGGGATCGAACCGACGACCCCCTGCTTGCAAAGCAGGTGCTCTCCCAGCTGAGCTAAGGCCCCAAGGAAACCTTGGCATAATGGTGGGTCTGGGTGGACTCGAACCACCGGCCTCACCCTTATCAGGGGTGCGCTCTAACCACCTGAGCTACAGACCCATGAAGGATGAACCCCAGAACCCGCGAGCCAAACTACCTGGACAAACCGCCTGGGCCCAGATTCGAAGTCGCTGTTGATGAAGAGTCCGTCCATGGATGGACGGTCTTGATCTACGCTCTTCGCGACAGGATGTCGCGTGAAGTACAGGTGTCTTGTGTGGACGTCTTGCGTGATGACTCACGCCGTCTATTACTTGAAAGGAGGTGATCCAGCCGCACCTTCCGATACGGCTACCTTGTTACGACTTCACCCCAGTCATGGACCACTCCGTGGGCGTCGTCCTCCTTGCGGTTAGACTAACGCCTTCTGGAGCAACCCACTCCCATGGTGTGACGGGCGGTGTGTACAAGGCCCGGGAACGTATTCACCGCGGCATAGCTGATCCGCGATTACTAGCGATTCCGACTTCACGGAGTCGAGTTGCAGACTCCGATCCGGACTGGGATCGGCTTTCTGGGATTGGCTCCACCTCGCGGTATTGCAACCCTCTGTACCGACCATTGTAGTACGTGTGTAGCCCTGGCCGTAAGGGCCATGATGACTTGACGTCATCCCCACCTTCCTCCGGTTTGTCACCGGCAGTCTCCTTAGAGTTCCCGACATTACTCGCTGGCAACTAAGGACAAGGGTTGCGCTCGTTGCGGGACTTAACCCAACATCTCACGACACGAGCTGACGACAGCCATGCAGCACCTGTGTTCCGATTCCCGAAGGCACTCCTCGATCTCTCAAGGATTCCGGACATGTCAAGGCCAGGTAAGGTTCTTCGCGTTGCATCGAATTAAACCACATACTCCACCGCTTGTGCGGGCCCCCGTCAATTCCTTTGAGTTTCAGTCTTGCGACCGTACTCCCCAGGCGGCGAACTTAACGCGTTAGCTTCGACACTGATCTCCGAGTTGAGACCAACATCCAGTTCGCATCGTTTAGGGCGTGGACTACCAGGGTATCTAATCCTGTTTGCTCCCCACGCTTTCGTGCTTCAGCGTCAGTGTTGTCCCAGATGGCCGCCTTCGCCACTGATGTTCCTCCCGATCTCTACGCATTTCACCGCTACACCGGGAATTCCACCATCCTCTGACACACTCTAGCTCGCCAGTATCCATCGCCATTCCCAGGTTGAGCCCGGGGATTTCACGACAGACTTAACGAACCGCCTACGCACCCTTTACGCCCAGTAATTCCGATTAACGCTTGCACCCTTCGTATTACCGCGGCTGCTGGCACGAAGTTAGCCGGTGCTTATTCCTCAGGTACCGTCAGCCCCATAGGGTATTAACCCGTGGTATTTCGTTCCTGATAAAAGTGCTTTACAACCCGAGGGCCTTCTTCACACACGCGGCATTGCTGGATCAGGCTTGCGCCCATTGTCCAATATTCCCCACTGCTGCCTCCCGTAGGAGTCTGGGCCGTGTCTCAGTCCCAGTGTGGCTGATCATCCTCTCAGACCAGCTAGCGATCGTCGCCTTGGTAGGCCATTACCCTACCAACTAGCTAATCGCACATCGGTCCGTCCAACCGCGCAAGGCCCGAAGGTCCCCTGCTTTCTCCCGTAGGACGTATGCGGTATTAGCGTAAGTTTCCCTACGTTATCCCCCACGTCTGGGTAGGTCCCGATGCATTACTCACCCGTCCGCCACTCGCCACCCACAGAGCAAGCTCTGCTGTGCTGCCGTTCGACTTGCATGTGTTAGGCATGCCGCCAGCGTTCAATCTGAGCCAGGATCAAACTCTTCACTTAAGTTTTCGACCATGTCATCACCTTGCAGCGATGGATGATCTATCTTTCTGAAGCGTTGTTCCCAACCAATCAAAACTCATTACTGACTTTTTACTTGGTGGGACGCTTGCATTGCTTGGACAGGTCGTGACCCATTCAACACAAGACGTCCACACAATTCACCTGCGCACACTGTCAAAGATCGTTCGCTTGCACCCCGTTTCCGGTTTGCGCCCCAAGACGTTTCGTCCTAGGTGAGCCGCCCATTCTACATCGCTTTTCCTCTCCGTCAACACCCTCGTGAAAGCTTTTTTCGAGGTCCCGGCGGTCCGTCTTGCGACGTTGGGCGACTGCGGGCTGCGAATAATACGATGTGTTTTCGGTTTGGCAAGCGCTTCTTCAGAGAAACCTTGCGGATGTTGCGCAAACCGCTGAGCCGACGCGAAATTTTATTTTCGCGTCCACCGCACACAGCGCTGGAACGACGCCCCGGTCAGCCCTGGACCAACCGCACGCGGGCGAAATTGCGCTTGCCAACCTGCAGTACGCCTTCGAAGCCCGCATGGAAGACCCGCTGCGCATCCTCGACCACCTCGGCATCGATGCGCACCGCACGCTCTTTCAGTTTCCGGCTCGCTTCGGAGTTGCTCGCCGTCAGTCCGGCCGCAGTGAGCAAAGCCCCGAGGCGCAGACCCTCGCCGGGCACGACGACATCCGTCTGCGGCAACAGCGAGGTGTCGCCCTCGCCACGCACCACCGCATGCCAACCGGCGATCGCGAGTTCGGCGGCCGCCGCGTCGTGGAAGCGCGTGGC
This is a stretch of genomic DNA from Rhodanobacter sp. FDAARGOS 1247. It encodes these proteins:
- a CDS encoding GspE/PulE family protein, whose amino-acid sequence is MAASPQIASLLGRRGRLELDELLAALVVDGYLLADDAKQVRIGNRAGRSTVELHPLVVIANAKLLNQRDPGRPLSLEGLTEWLAGHAGLPYLKIDPMKINVAAATQVVSQAYAKRHRILPIAAAPGEVTFATCEPFESGWAPDLSQMLRRDIRRVVASPIDINRYLQEFYGVQRSIQLAQDAKNGSDASSAILNFEQLVELGKSGEVGADDRHVVHIVDWLLQYAFEQRASDIHLEPRRETGHIRFRIDGIMQKVFELPSPVMTAVTARIKILARMDVAEKRRPQDGRIKTRSSSGREVELRISNMPTAFGEKVVMRIFDPDLVVKDFAQLGFSPVEGANWRSMVERPHGIVLVTGPTGSGKTTTLYSTLKHLATPELNVCTVEDPIEMVSPEFNQMQVHAAIDLDFAAGVRTLLRQDPDIIMIGEIRDLETAQMAVQASLTGHLVLSTLHTNDAPSAVTRLLDLGVPHYLIQSTLTGVVAQRLVRTLCPHCKRASVQDPHAWNVLVHGWDLPLPAQVFQPVGCLECRNTGFLGRTGIYEMLKLSPRLRGMISAHFDLSGFGQAALSEGMRPLRISAADQVAAGLTTVQEILTVLPPIDAFEDGQP
- a CDS encoding glutamine amidotransferase; translated protein: MKPVLIIRTGRAPDPIRARHGDFPHWFRLSAGLQPRQLQVVDVANGEALPPPKEIAGAIITGSAAMVTERAHWSELTAGWIRAAMDVSLPLFGVCYGHQLMAHALGGTVGYLPGGREIGTQLIELTDAGKRDSLAHGLPPHFRAHTTHEQSVLEAPAEAAVLARSARDPHQWLRYGPHALSVQFHPEFNAEVMRAYIRRKHSDMHREGSDPKRVFGEVGATPLARRLLRQFANTHLQNGGAF
- a CDS encoding rhomboid family intramembrane serine protease, yielding MFIHVETRRRPRWHWATLLVVSFCVLCFVVLALTPPAQRISLLLEWGTIPANIFDPHEALLPQLTDPALLRLFTALFIHVTWLHLLSNLLFLVIFGLPGERALGSFRFLLLFAVGGIVANLIGALSLAGVRLPIIGCSGAVSAVVGTYVALFPRARLGLVLPLGLYLEFVRVPAFLLIGIWVLLQLLFSYAGPSYGAYVWWAHIGGFLFGVMSALFAREGIARRLRG